From Bradyrhizobium symbiodeficiens, the proteins below share one genomic window:
- a CDS encoding DMT family transporter produces MSATGQTASTETSGHSWIANQPYLLLCITALCWAGNAIVGRLAAGHIPPVTLSFLRWFFAFLLVLPFAWKHLAQDWPAIRGRLGLMVTLSITGIGAFNTLQYWALEHTQALNTLLLQSAAPLVVALWSLAILGVRLTAAQAFGVALSMCGVLTILLHGDFTTLSSIDFNKGDLIFIVALIIFALYSVLTLKRPPMHGLSFLAFTFGVGAACLIPLEIWELSARPVMKLDWPNLLTLFYVAVFPSTLAYLCFNRGVRLIGANRAAPFFHVVPVFGSIMAMAFLGEHPQAFHFIGFALVLSGVFVASRKQAAA; encoded by the coding sequence ATGTCCGCCACCGGCCAGACCGCCAGCACCGAAACATCCGGCCACAGCTGGATTGCCAACCAGCCTTATCTGTTGCTCTGCATCACCGCGCTGTGCTGGGCCGGCAACGCCATCGTCGGGCGGCTCGCCGCGGGCCACATCCCGCCGGTCACGCTGTCGTTCCTGCGCTGGTTCTTCGCCTTCCTCCTGGTGCTGCCGTTCGCCTGGAAACATCTTGCCCAGGACTGGCCAGCGATCCGCGGCAGGCTCGGCCTGATGGTCACGCTCTCGATCACCGGCATCGGCGCATTCAACACGCTGCAATATTGGGCGCTGGAGCATACCCAGGCACTCAACACGTTGCTGCTGCAGTCGGCGGCGCCGCTGGTCGTGGCGCTGTGGTCGCTGGCCATCCTCGGCGTCAGGCTCACCGCGGCGCAGGCGTTCGGCGTGGCTCTCTCGATGTGCGGCGTGCTGACCATTCTGCTGCACGGCGATTTCACCACGCTGTCGAGTATCGACTTCAACAAGGGTGATCTGATCTTCATCGTCGCGCTTATCATCTTCGCGCTGTATTCGGTGCTGACGCTGAAACGGCCGCCGATGCACGGCCTGTCGTTCCTCGCCTTCACCTTCGGGGTTGGCGCGGCCTGCCTCATTCCGCTCGAGATCTGGGAATTGTCCGCGCGCCCGGTCATGAAGCTCGACTGGCCGAACCTCTTGACGCTGTTCTACGTCGCCGTGTTTCCCTCGACGCTGGCCTATCTCTGCTTCAATCGGGGCGTCCGCCTGATCGGCGCCAACCGCGCCGCGCCGTTCTTCCACGTCGTGCCGGTGTTCGGCTCGATCATGGCGATGGCGTTTCTGGGCGAGCACCCGCAGGCGTTCCACTTCATCGGGTTTGCGCTGGTGCTGTCGGGCGTGTTCGTGGCGTCACGGAAGCAGGCGGCGGCTTGA
- a CDS encoding ABC transporter substrate-binding protein gives MRNDITRRDALALGLSAATLAATGAAAQTSTIKAADVPAPKREIEKGASLRMLRPVRFVQADEDVFRANAARFTKETGVEVKVDFVGWEDINQQTAVTANSGAGPDIIIGFSDAPHIYIDKLIELTDVADYVGKRYGGWLPLAQRYGKRNKSDAWIGLPFGATAGPLIYRKSILQSVGFDKVPEDHAGILDLCQKLHKAGKPAGFALGNAKGDGNGFANWALWSHNASLLDEEGNVIINSKETIAALNWVKQIYPTFIAGTPSWNDVSNNRAYSSQEISLTANGVSLYFSLKNDPATKAIADDSEHQLLPKGLAKVSPMAGLTLNAMLFKHSPYPNAAKAFLQYMLEKDQYEPWLNANSGYWSQPLAAYAEAAVWKGDPKVSIFKDTMNSTYYDGYKGPISTATGAVSADYVLIQMCASVATGAATPEAAAAEAEQRCKRYFRRQR, from the coding sequence ATGAGGAACGACATCACACGCCGTGATGCCTTGGCGCTGGGCCTGTCCGCTGCAACGCTTGCTGCCACCGGTGCTGCGGCGCAAACATCCACTATCAAGGCGGCCGATGTTCCGGCCCCCAAGCGCGAGATCGAGAAGGGTGCATCCCTGCGCATGCTGCGCCCGGTGCGCTTCGTCCAGGCCGACGAGGACGTCTTCCGCGCCAATGCGGCAAGGTTCACCAAGGAGACCGGGGTCGAGGTCAAGGTCGACTTCGTCGGCTGGGAAGACATCAACCAGCAGACCGCAGTGACCGCCAATTCCGGCGCCGGCCCCGACATCATCATCGGCTTCTCCGACGCGCCGCACATTTACATCGACAAGCTGATCGAGCTGACCGACGTCGCCGACTATGTCGGCAAGCGCTATGGCGGCTGGCTGCCGCTGGCGCAGCGCTACGGCAAGAGGAACAAGAGCGACGCCTGGATCGGCCTGCCGTTCGGTGCGACCGCGGGACCGCTGATCTACCGCAAGTCGATCCTGCAATCGGTCGGCTTCGACAAGGTGCCGGAAGACCATGCCGGGATCCTCGACCTGTGCCAGAAGCTGCACAAGGCCGGTAAACCGGCCGGCTTCGCGCTCGGCAACGCCAAGGGCGACGGCAACGGCTTCGCCAACTGGGCGCTGTGGTCGCACAACGCCTCCCTGCTCGACGAGGAGGGCAACGTCATCATCAACAGCAAGGAGACCATCGCGGCACTGAACTGGGTCAAGCAGATCTACCCGACCTTCATCGCCGGCACGCCGTCATGGAACGACGTCAGCAACAACCGCGCCTATTCCTCGCAGGAAATCTCGCTGACGGCCAACGGCGTCTCGTTGTACTTCTCGCTCAAGAACGACCCGGCGACCAAGGCGATCGCCGACGACAGCGAGCATCAGCTGCTGCCCAAGGGCCTGGCCAAGGTCTCTCCGATGGCGGGGCTGACCCTCAATGCCATGCTGTTCAAGCACAGCCCGTATCCCAACGCCGCAAAGGCCTTCCTGCAATACATGCTGGAGAAGGACCAGTACGAGCCGTGGCTCAACGCCAATTCCGGGTACTGGTCGCAGCCGCTGGCTGCCTATGCCGAGGCAGCCGTCTGGAAAGGCGACCCCAAGGTCTCGATCTTCAAGGACACGATGAACAGCACTTACTATGACGGCTACAAAGGCCCGATCTCGACGGCGACCGGAGCCGTCAGTGCCGACTACGTGCTGATCCAGATGTGCGCGTCCGTTGCGACCGGTGCGGCCACGCCGGAGGCCGCAGCCGCGGAAGCCGAGCAACGCTGCAAGCGGTACTTCCGGCGGCAGCGATAG
- a CDS encoding methyl-accepting chemotaxis protein, protein MKLSNLKIASKLGILVGVTLLGLCISGVLAGYLMKREMVNARIDQAKSIVDMGRNYALALKKRVDAGEMTKDAALADLRRYGNSMTYDNGSGYLFGTSYDGITQLAPDPKQIGANRMDVVTNGRKLSAELMDGVKANGSILLYYEYAKPGQAALIRKIGYAVAVPGFDMYLGTGAYLDDIDAKMGPVYWLLGLAMLGIVIVAGSVAWLIGRGISRPLALLGTRMKELADGKLEGEIPGVGRGDEVGAMASTVQIFKDNAVRIRDLEKTEADAQERVAAERRSAMEGIANDFERSVNGIVRSVSSAAAGMQTTAQSMTATASDASSRAATVGAASQKASGNVGTVAAAAEELSSSVAEISRQVTRSTEVASRAVSDAERTNATVQVLSTGAEKIGEVVKLIHSIAAQTNLLALNATIEAARAGESGRGFAVVASEVKALANQTAKATEEISAQVAAMQTSTSDAVTAISGITQTIAEMSEITAGISASIEQQGEATREIARNIQSVAAGSSEINTHIGGVTSAAEATGSAATDVLTNARELDNQSGALRSAVDGFLAKVRAA, encoded by the coding sequence GTGAAATTGAGCAATCTGAAGATCGCCTCCAAGCTCGGCATCCTTGTCGGCGTCACGCTGTTGGGCCTCTGCATCTCCGGTGTACTTGCCGGCTATCTGATGAAGCGCGAGATGGTGAATGCGCGCATCGACCAGGCCAAGTCGATCGTCGATATGGGCCGCAACTACGCCCTCGCCCTCAAAAAGCGGGTCGATGCCGGCGAGATGACAAAGGACGCGGCGCTGGCCGACCTTCGCCGCTACGGCAATTCGATGACCTATGACAACGGCTCGGGCTATCTCTTCGGCACGTCCTATGACGGCATCACCCAGCTCGCGCCTGATCCGAAGCAGATCGGCGCCAACCGCATGGACGTCGTGACCAACGGCCGCAAGCTGTCCGCCGAGCTGATGGACGGCGTCAAGGCCAACGGCTCGATTCTTCTGTATTATGAATATGCGAAGCCGGGCCAGGCAGCACTGATCCGCAAGATCGGCTACGCCGTCGCCGTCCCCGGTTTCGACATGTATCTCGGAACCGGCGCCTATCTCGACGACATCGACGCCAAGATGGGTCCGGTCTACTGGCTGCTTGGCCTCGCCATGCTCGGCATCGTCATCGTCGCCGGCAGCGTCGCCTGGCTGATCGGCCGCGGCATCAGTCGTCCGCTCGCGCTGCTCGGCACCCGCATGAAGGAACTCGCCGACGGCAAGCTCGAGGGCGAGATCCCCGGCGTCGGCCGCGGCGACGAGGTCGGCGCGATGGCCTCCACCGTCCAGATCTTCAAGGACAACGCGGTCCGCATCCGCGACCTCGAAAAGACCGAAGCCGATGCCCAGGAGCGCGTCGCGGCGGAACGTCGCAGCGCGATGGAGGGCATTGCCAACGACTTCGAACGCAGCGTCAACGGCATCGTCCGCTCGGTCTCCTCGGCCGCGGCCGGCATGCAGACGACGGCGCAGTCGATGACCGCGACCGCCAGCGATGCCTCCTCGCGCGCGGCGACCGTCGGTGCCGCCTCGCAAAAGGCCTCCGGTAATGTCGGCACGGTCGCGGCGGCCGCCGAAGAGCTGTCGAGCTCGGTTGCGGAAATCTCCCGCCAGGTCACCCGCTCGACCGAAGTGGCGAGCCGCGCCGTCAGCGATGCCGAGCGTACCAACGCCACGGTGCAGGTGCTCTCGACCGGCGCCGAGAAGATCGGCGAAGTCGTCAAGCTGATCCATTCGATCGCCGCGCAGACCAATTTGCTCGCGCTCAATGCCACCATCGAGGCGGCACGCGCCGGTGAATCCGGCCGCGGTTTCGCGGTCGTCGCCTCCGAGGTCAAGGCGCTCGCCAACCAGACCGCCAAGGCGACCGAGGAGATCTCCGCGCAGGTCGCGGCGATGCAGACCTCGACCAGCGACGCGGTCACGGCCATCTCCGGCATCACCCAGACCATCGCGGAGATGAGCGAGATCACCGCGGGCATTTCCGCGTCGATCGAGCAGCAGGGCGAGGCGACCCGCGAAATCGCCCGCAACATCCAGTCGGTTGCGGCCGGCTCGAGCGAGATCAATACCCATATCGGCGGCGTCACCTCGGCCGCGGAAGCGACCGGCTCTGCCGCCACCGACGTGCTCACCAACGCCCGCGAGCTGGACAACCAGTCCGGCGCGCTGCGCAGCGCGGTGGACGGCTTCCTCGCCAAGGTGCGTGCGGCGTAA
- a CDS encoding C-terminal binding protein, which translates to MPKYRVVTPKGASFTVAGSDYSYEREALDPIDAEIIEAPADEAGFIAAAKSADAIYAKGIPITKTIIDSLQSCKVITLGSVGVDSVDVKAATARGIPVTNIPDTFIEEVADHAMMLLLAGFRRLVEQDRMVRSGRWAEGRPALLKVPRLMGQTLGFVSFGRVARAVAKRAAPFGLRMMAYDPFIQETLMWDHGVIPATLNEVLSQSDFISMHAPARPEVHHMLTEKHFRQMKKGSIFINTGRGATVDEESLIKALQEGWIAHAALDVLEKEPPSHNNPLLGMENVTLTAHVASASARFDEARKRRVGYELSLVLQGMWPVSCVNPSVLQDTTLRRWQPVSMDRGPNS; encoded by the coding sequence ATGCCGAAATACAGGGTGGTGACGCCAAAGGGCGCGAGCTTCACGGTCGCTGGCAGCGACTATTCCTATGAGCGCGAGGCGCTCGATCCGATCGACGCCGAGATCATCGAGGCCCCCGCCGACGAAGCCGGGTTCATCGCCGCCGCAAAGAGCGCGGACGCCATCTATGCCAAGGGCATCCCGATCACCAAGACCATCATCGACAGCTTGCAGAGCTGCAAGGTCATCACGCTCGGCTCGGTCGGCGTCGACAGCGTCGACGTCAAGGCCGCCACCGCGCGCGGCATTCCCGTCACCAACATCCCCGACACCTTCATCGAGGAGGTCGCCGATCACGCCATGATGCTGCTGCTCGCCGGCTTCCGCCGACTGGTCGAGCAGGACCGTATGGTGCGCAGCGGCCGCTGGGCCGAGGGCCGGCCGGCGCTGCTCAAAGTCCCCAGGCTGATGGGCCAGACGCTCGGCTTCGTCTCGTTCGGCCGCGTCGCGCGTGCGGTTGCGAAGCGCGCGGCGCCGTTCGGCCTGCGCATGATGGCCTACGATCCTTTCATCCAGGAAACGCTGATGTGGGACCACGGCGTGATTCCGGCGACGCTGAACGAGGTGCTGTCGCAGTCCGACTTCATCTCGATGCATGCCCCGGCAAGGCCCGAGGTGCATCACATGCTGACCGAGAAGCACTTTCGGCAGATGAAGAAAGGCTCGATCTTCATCAACACCGGGCGCGGCGCCACCGTGGACGAGGAGAGCCTGATCAAGGCGCTGCAGGAAGGCTGGATCGCGCACGCCGCGCTCGACGTGCTGGAGAAGGAGCCGCCCTCCCACAACAATCCCCTGCTCGGCATGGAGAACGTGACCCTGACCGCCCACGTCGCCTCGGCCTCGGCACGGTTTGACGAAGCGCGCAAGCGCCGGGTGGGCTACGAATTGTCACTGGTACTTCAGGGCATGTGGCCGGTAAGCTGCGTCAATCCGTCGGTGCTGCAAGACACCACGCTCCGCCGCTGGCAACCCGTCAGCATGGATCGCGGGCCGAACAGCTAG
- a CDS encoding Bug family tripartite tricarboxylate transporter substrate binding protein, with translation MLSALIRNLRAVGTAALCLAAASTAQADTWPSRNITLVLPFAAGSGTDTTTRLISQHLSQALGVGIIIENKAGANGMLAASYVAKAAPDGYTLLVTTNTTHSANPYLLKSLTYDPVKDFTPIARTGDLPFMLVVNPEVPAKTVGELIAYGKANPGKLSYASGSSSAIVSGATFAHNAGLDLLHVPYKSSPPALNDVMGGRVSMMFVDILTGLPHVNGNALRALAVTTKDRSPLVPNLPSMQEAGVPDFDITSWQGYFGPAGLPKEIVTRLNAEIRKIIEKPEIKAQLATLGMDAFSGTPEQLGTFVNEQLVLWEKLITNAKIEKQ, from the coding sequence ATGCTTTCAGCGTTGATTCGAAACTTGCGTGCCGTCGGCACGGCCGCACTTTGTCTTGCCGCCGCATCCACCGCCCAGGCCGATACCTGGCCGAGCCGCAACATCACGCTGGTGCTGCCGTTTGCGGCCGGCAGCGGCACCGACACGACGACACGGCTGATCTCGCAGCATCTGTCGCAGGCGCTCGGCGTCGGCATCATCATCGAGAACAAGGCGGGTGCCAACGGCATGCTCGCCGCAAGTTATGTCGCCAAGGCCGCCCCCGACGGCTACACGCTGCTGGTGACCACCAACACCACGCATTCGGCCAATCCCTATCTGCTCAAGAGCCTCACCTACGATCCGGTCAAGGACTTCACCCCGATCGCGCGCACCGGCGATTTGCCCTTCATGCTGGTCGTCAATCCGGAAGTGCCGGCCAAGACCGTCGGCGAGCTGATCGCCTACGGCAAGGCCAATCCGGGCAAGCTGAGCTACGCCTCGGGATCGTCCTCCGCGATCGTCTCGGGTGCGACCTTTGCCCACAATGCCGGGCTCGACCTGCTGCACGTGCCCTACAAGAGCTCGCCGCCGGCGCTCAACGACGTCATGGGCGGCCGCGTCTCGATGATGTTCGTCGACATCCTCACCGGCCTTCCCCACGTCAATGGCAACGCGCTGCGCGCGCTCGCCGTCACCACCAAGGACCGCTCGCCGCTGGTGCCGAACCTGCCCTCGATGCAGGAGGCGGGCGTACCTGATTTCGACATCACGTCCTGGCAGGGCTATTTCGGCCCCGCCGGCCTGCCGAAGGAGATCGTGACCCGGCTCAACGCCGAGATCCGGAAGATCATCGAGAAGCCGGAGATCAAGGCCCAGCTCGCCACTCTCGGCATGGACGCGTTCTCGGGCACGCCGGAACAACTCGGCACGTTCGTGAACGAACAGCTCGTGCTGTGGGAGAAGCTGATCACCAACGCGAAGATCGAGAAGCAGTAG
- a CDS encoding DMT family transporter, with product MTTASPAPPASSPASWLNNQPYLLLSLSSLFWAGNIVLARHVGAHVPPLTVTTIRWFGVFLILLPFAWPHLKRDWPALRNSLPLMLFLSLVGFAFNNAISYWAMQYTEALNALLIQSAGPLFVALWSLVLFGVRLTGAQFAGIAISLVGVLIIILRGDLSALASISFNRGDIMFASSLVAFGIYSAFIPRRPKIHQLSFLSFTTCCGATMLIPAAIWEAASGRVLQFDGITLATLGYILIFPSTLAYLFFNRGVALIGPNRAAPFFHLVPVFGSAMAILLLGEKLQAFHLIGYALVLAGVVIASRQGSAVK from the coding sequence ATGACGACCGCTTCACCCGCGCCACCCGCCTCCAGTCCGGCCAGCTGGCTCAACAACCAGCCTTATCTGCTGCTCAGCCTGAGCTCGCTGTTCTGGGCCGGCAACATCGTGCTCGCGCGCCATGTCGGTGCGCATGTGCCGCCGCTGACGGTGACCACGATCCGCTGGTTCGGCGTTTTCCTGATCCTGCTGCCGTTCGCCTGGCCGCATCTCAAGCGCGACTGGCCTGCCCTGCGCAACAGCCTGCCGCTGATGCTGTTCCTGTCGCTGGTGGGCTTCGCCTTCAACAATGCGATCTCGTACTGGGCGATGCAGTATACGGAGGCGCTGAACGCGCTGCTGATCCAGTCGGCCGGTCCCCTGTTCGTGGCGCTGTGGTCGCTGGTGCTGTTCGGAGTACGGCTGACGGGGGCCCAGTTCGCCGGCATCGCGATCTCGCTTGTCGGCGTGCTGATCATCATCCTGCGCGGCGATCTCTCCGCGCTCGCGAGCATCAGCTTCAACAGGGGCGACATCATGTTCGCCTCCTCGCTGGTGGCATTCGGGATCTACTCGGCCTTCATCCCGCGCCGGCCCAAGATCCACCAGCTCTCCTTCCTGTCCTTCACCACCTGCTGCGGCGCGACGATGCTGATCCCCGCCGCGATCTGGGAGGCGGCAAGCGGCCGCGTGCTGCAATTCGACGGGATCACGCTGGCGACGCTGGGCTACATCCTGATCTTTCCCTCGACGCTGGCTTATCTGTTCTTCAACCGCGGCGTCGCGCTGATCGGCCCGAACCGCGCCGCGCCGTTCTTCCACCTGGTGCCGGTGTTCGGCTCGGCGATGGCGATCCTGCTGCTCGGCGAAAAGCTGCAGGCGTTCCACCTGATCGGCTACGCGCTGGTGCTCGCCGGCGTCGTGATCGCCTCACGCCAGGGCTCGGCCGTGAAATAA
- the mgtA gene encoding magnesium-translocating P-type ATPase, which translates to MPDNPARADNHFWRLSPDELCKRLDCTLAGLAAADASGRLDRFGPNSDAAARTEGAMRAVLRRLLEPLSLILLVAGIVSMLTGDEVGGLIIVLILTLSIGLDTVQEGHAIRAAEVLRRSVALKAEVKRDGTFREIDVDHVVPGDILRVRAGDIIPADALILQSTAFTAGEAALTGEPYPVQKRAGAVTDPDDTSNALFRGAVAQTGEAIALVVRTGRDTVFGTAASALAEAQVPSPFERDLREFGLVIARATLALVLVVLTVRVVFGRPVMDSLLFSVALAVGLTPELLPMITTVTLSRGALRMAGRKVIVKRLAAIHDLGAMNVLCTDKTGTLTSAEITLAGSLDAEGKDNVRPARLGAIAAELGGDRGSLDAALVAGQSNAVKGWSLAGRQAFDFSRRLGSVLATGPEGALLIVKGAPEAVLALCTTQHSSAMDDDARTAAIARVHQLAAEGLRCIAIASRPWTGATREVETEDETDLVFEGLCAFADPPKPTAAAAIARLAASGVGLKILSGDDPVVVKRLAGLVGLNADRVLSGADIAELSDDALAVQVQSTDAYGRLAPDQKSRIVKALQASGAVVGFLGDGINDAPALKAADIGLSVDGASGVAQAAADIILLASDLEVVADGVEEGRRTFANILKYVRMGASSNFGNMLSMAIASIALPFLPMLPTQILLNNLLYDLSELGIPFDQVSPSATAQPQVWSMRRLARFAAIMGPLSSVFDFLTFGALLYLFKASPEEFRTAWFIESMATQILVIFIIRTNGRPWRNWPDPLLSASSLVALLVAMVLPFTPVGAWFGFVTPPPIMMAGIALLVVVYLACAELLKPFAIRTGRKD; encoded by the coding sequence TTGCCGGACAATCCAGCGCGCGCCGACAACCATTTCTGGCGTCTGTCACCCGATGAGCTTTGTAAGCGCCTGGACTGCACGCTCGCCGGCCTGGCTGCGGCGGACGCCTCCGGGCGCCTCGACCGTTTCGGGCCGAACAGCGATGCGGCGGCGCGCACCGAAGGTGCGATGCGGGCAGTCCTGCGCCGGTTGCTGGAGCCGCTGTCGCTGATCCTGCTGGTCGCCGGCATCGTCTCGATGCTCACCGGCGACGAGGTCGGCGGGCTCATCATCGTCCTGATCCTGACGCTCTCGATCGGGCTGGACACCGTCCAGGAAGGTCATGCGATCCGCGCCGCGGAAGTCCTCCGCCGCTCGGTGGCGCTGAAGGCCGAGGTCAAGCGCGACGGAACCTTCCGCGAGATCGACGTCGATCACGTCGTGCCCGGCGACATCCTGCGTGTGCGCGCCGGCGACATCATCCCGGCGGATGCGCTGATCCTTCAAAGCACCGCGTTCACCGCCGGTGAGGCGGCGCTGACCGGCGAGCCCTATCCGGTGCAGAAGCGCGCCGGCGCGGTCACCGACCCCGACGATACATCGAATGCGCTGTTCCGCGGCGCGGTGGCGCAGACCGGAGAGGCGATCGCGCTCGTGGTCAGGACCGGCCGCGACACCGTGTTCGGAACGGCCGCATCCGCACTTGCCGAAGCGCAGGTGCCCTCGCCGTTCGAACGCGACCTGCGCGAATTCGGCCTCGTGATCGCGCGCGCCACGCTGGCGCTGGTGCTGGTCGTGCTCACCGTCCGCGTCGTGTTCGGCCGCCCGGTGATGGACTCGCTGCTGTTCTCGGTCGCGCTGGCGGTCGGGCTGACCCCGGAATTGCTGCCGATGATCACCACAGTGACGCTGTCGCGCGGCGCATTGCGCATGGCCGGCCGCAAGGTGATCGTCAAACGCCTCGCCGCGATCCACGATCTCGGCGCCATGAACGTCCTATGCACCGACAAGACCGGCACGCTGACCTCGGCCGAGATCACGCTCGCAGGCAGCCTCGATGCCGAAGGCAAGGATAACGTCCGCCCCGCGCGGCTCGGCGCCATCGCCGCAGAACTGGGCGGGGATCGCGGCTCGCTCGATGCGGCGCTGGTTGCCGGCCAGTCCAATGCCGTAAAAGGCTGGTCGCTTGCCGGCCGGCAGGCGTTCGATTTCTCGCGCCGGCTGGGATCAGTACTCGCAACCGGTCCCGAAGGTGCGCTGCTTATCGTCAAGGGCGCGCCGGAGGCGGTTCTGGCGTTGTGCACGACGCAGCACAGCAGCGCGATGGACGACGATGCGCGAACGGCCGCGATCGCGCGCGTGCATCAGCTCGCGGCAGAGGGGCTGCGCTGCATCGCCATTGCTTCGCGCCCCTGGACCGGCGCAACGCGCGAGGTCGAGACCGAGGACGAGACCGATCTCGTCTTCGAGGGTCTTTGCGCCTTCGCCGATCCGCCGAAGCCGACGGCGGCGGCCGCCATCGCCCGGCTTGCAGCGAGCGGCGTCGGGCTGAAGATCCTGTCGGGCGACGATCCCGTGGTGGTGAAGCGGCTTGCCGGCCTGGTCGGACTGAACGCAGACCGCGTGCTGTCGGGCGCCGACATCGCCGAGCTCAGCGATGACGCGCTGGCCGTACAGGTGCAATCGACCGATGCTTATGGCCGGCTCGCACCCGACCAGAAGTCCCGCATCGTGAAAGCGCTGCAGGCGAGCGGCGCGGTGGTCGGCTTTCTCGGCGACGGCATCAACGACGCGCCGGCGCTGAAGGCCGCCGATATCGGCCTGTCGGTCGACGGCGCGAGCGGCGTGGCGCAGGCCGCCGCCGACATCATCCTGCTCGCGTCCGACCTCGAAGTCGTCGCCGACGGCGTCGAGGAGGGACGGCGCACTTTCGCGAACATCCTGAAATATGTCCGCATGGGCGCGAGCTCGAATTTCGGCAACATGCTGTCGATGGCGATCGCCTCGATCGCGCTGCCGTTCCTGCCGATGCTGCCGACGCAGATCCTGCTCAACAATCTGCTCTACGACCTCTCCGAGCTCGGCATTCCCTTCGACCAGGTCTCACCGTCCGCAACCGCGCAGCCGCAGGTGTGGAGCATGAGGCGGCTGGCGCGCTTCGCCGCGATCATGGGGCCGCTGTCGTCGGTGTTCGACTTCCTGACCTTTGGCGCCCTGCTCTATCTATTCAAGGCCTCCCCGGAGGAATTCCGCACCGCCTGGTTCATCGAATCCATGGCGACCCAGATCCTTGTCATCTTCATCATCCGAACCAATGGGCGGCCATGGCGCAACTGGCCGGATCCGTTGCTGTCCGCCTCCTCGCTGGTTGCCCTGCTGGTCGCGATGGTGCTGCCGTTCACGCCGGTCGGTGCCTGGTTCGGTTTCGTCACGCCGCCGCCGATCATGATGGCCGGCATCGCGCTTCTGGTCGTCGTCTACCTCGCCTGCGCCGAGTTGCTGAAGCCGTTTGCGATCCGCACCGGACGAAAGGACTGA
- a CDS encoding carbohydrate ABC transporter permease, with translation MSVTTFSSPALAQRQPNWIVRLFDYKPFLIAMCLAPAIGLLSVFLTYPLGLGIWLAFTDTTIGRRGVFVGFENFQYLLTDPLWWNAVFYSVVYTGIATFGKFALGFWLALLLNNHFPFKSILRAIILLPWIVPTVLSALAFWWIYDPQFSIISYLLVDVLHWRSSNVDFLGSAWPARFSLIAANIWRGIPFVAISLLAGLQTISPSLYEAAMLDGASAWQRFRYITFPMMMPILAIVMTFSIIFTFTDFQLVYAITRGGPVNSTHLLATLAFQRGIAGGELGEGAAIAVSMIPFLIFATLFSYFGLARRKWQQGEAND, from the coding sequence ATGTCCGTTACGACGTTTTCCTCCCCAGCCTTGGCGCAACGGCAACCGAACTGGATCGTGCGGCTGTTCGACTACAAGCCGTTCCTGATCGCGATGTGCCTGGCGCCCGCGATCGGGCTGCTGTCGGTGTTCCTGACCTATCCGCTCGGCCTCGGCATCTGGCTCGCCTTCACCGACACCACGATCGGCCGCCGCGGCGTCTTCGTCGGCTTCGAGAATTTCCAGTACCTGCTCACCGATCCCCTGTGGTGGAACGCCGTCTTCTACAGCGTGGTCTATACGGGCATCGCGACCTTCGGGAAGTTCGCGCTCGGCTTCTGGCTCGCGCTGCTGCTCAACAACCATTTTCCGTTCAAGAGCATCCTGCGTGCGATCATCCTGTTGCCCTGGATCGTGCCGACGGTGCTCTCGGCGCTGGCGTTCTGGTGGATCTACGATCCGCAGTTCTCGATCATCTCCTATCTGTTGGTCGACGTGCTGCACTGGCGGTCGAGCAATGTCGACTTCCTCGGCTCGGCCTGGCCGGCGCGCTTCTCGCTGATCGCCGCCAACATCTGGCGCGGCATTCCCTTCGTCGCGATCTCGTTGCTGGCTGGGCTTCAGACCATCTCGCCCTCGCTCTACGAGGCCGCGATGCTTGACGGGGCCAGCGCCTGGCAGCGCTTCCGCTATATCACCTTCCCGATGATGATGCCGATCCTGGCCATCGTCATGACCTTCTCGATCATCTTCACCTTCACCGACTTCCAGCTGGTCTATGCCATCACCCGCGGCGGGCCCGTCAACTCCACCCATCTGCTGGCGACCCTGGCGTTCCAGCGCGGCATCGCCGGCGGCGAGCTCGGCGAAGGGGCGGCGATCGCGGTGTCGATGATCCCGTTCCTGATCTTCGCGACGCTATTCTCTTATTTCGGCCTGGCCCGCCGCAAATGGCAGCAGGGAGAGGCCAATGACTGA